Below is a genomic region from Longimicrobium sp..
CTCTGTGTCTCTGTTAGGACTTACGCAGTTGCCCCCAAAGTGAAGCTGGGCTGGGCGAGATAGGTACGCACGGCGTTGCGCGTGATACTCACCTTTGCTTCGACCCAGCTCATTCCGGTGGCGATGCGGTTCCTTTCGAGCCGCAGGA
It encodes:
- a CDS encoding IS701 family transposase translates to LRLERNRIATGMSWVEAKVSITRNAVRTYLAQPSFTLGATA